In Mycolicibacterium mucogenicum DSM 44124, the following are encoded in one genomic region:
- a CDS encoding bifunctional o-acetylhomoserine/o-acetylserine sulfhydrylase: MTTEAIDPTARWSFETKQIHAGQSPDSATNARALPIYQTTSYTFRDTDHAAALFGLAEPGNIYTRIMNPTTDVVEQRVAALEGGVAALFLSSGQAAATFAILNIAGTGDHVVASPRLYGGTYNLLHYTLPKLGVDVSFVENPDDLDSWRAAVRPNTKAFFAETISNPKIDILDIPGVSGVAHDNGVPLIVDNTVATPYLIQPLAHGADIVVHSATKYLGGHGSAIAGVIVDGGNFDWTNGKFPGFTEPDPSYHGVVFADLGAPAYALKARVQLLRDLGSAAAPFNSFLIAQGLETLSLRVERHVSNAQKVAEYLEGRPDVLSVNYAGLPSSPWYELGRKLAPKGTGAVLSFELTGGVEAGKAFVNALTLHSHVANIGDVRSLVIHPASTTHQQLTAEEQLASGVTPGLVRLAVGIEGIEDILADLEQGFAAAGSVGGADREAALV, from the coding sequence ATGACCACTGAGGCCATCGACCCCACCGCGCGCTGGAGCTTCGAGACGAAGCAGATCCACGCAGGTCAGAGCCCCGATAGCGCCACCAATGCCCGTGCGCTGCCGATCTACCAGACGACGTCGTACACGTTCCGCGACACCGACCACGCCGCCGCACTGTTCGGGCTGGCCGAGCCGGGCAACATCTACACCCGCATCATGAACCCGACCACCGACGTGGTCGAGCAGCGCGTCGCCGCTCTCGAGGGCGGCGTGGCCGCACTGTTCCTGTCGTCCGGGCAGGCTGCCGCGACCTTCGCGATCCTGAACATCGCCGGCACCGGCGACCACGTCGTGGCCTCGCCGCGGCTGTACGGCGGCACCTACAACCTGCTGCACTACACGCTGCCCAAGCTCGGCGTCGACGTCAGCTTCGTGGAGAACCCCGACGATCTGGACTCGTGGCGCGCCGCGGTCCGGCCGAACACCAAGGCATTCTTCGCGGAGACCATCTCCAACCCGAAGATCGACATCCTCGACATCCCGGGTGTCTCGGGAGTCGCGCACGACAACGGCGTTCCGCTGATCGTCGACAACACCGTCGCCACGCCGTACCTGATCCAGCCGCTGGCCCACGGCGCCGACATCGTCGTGCACTCGGCCACCAAGTACCTGGGCGGGCACGGCTCGGCGATTGCCGGCGTCATCGTCGACGGTGGCAACTTCGACTGGACCAACGGCAAGTTCCCCGGTTTCACCGAGCCCGACCCGAGCTACCACGGTGTGGTGTTCGCCGATCTGGGCGCACCGGCCTACGCGCTCAAAGCGCGCGTGCAGCTGCTGCGCGATCTGGGCTCGGCGGCGGCGCCGTTCAACTCGTTCCTCATCGCGCAGGGATTGGAAACGCTGTCTCTGCGCGTTGAACGCCATGTGTCCAACGCGCAGAAGGTCGCCGAGTACCTCGAGGGCCGCCCGGACGTGCTCTCGGTGAACTACGCCGGCCTGCCGTCGTCCCCGTGGTACGAGCTGGGCCGCAAGCTGGCCCCCAAGGGCACCGGTGCGGTGCTGTCGTTCGAACTGACCGGTGGTGTCGAGGCGGGCAAGGCGTTCGTGAACGCGCTGACGCTGCACAGCCACGTCGCCAACATCGGTGACGTCCGGTCGCTGGTGATCCACCCCGCGTCGACCACGCACCAGCAGCTGACCGCCGAGGAGCAGCTGGCCTCCGGCGTCACCCCGGGTCTGGTGCGCCTGGCCGTCGGCATCGAGGGCATCGAAGACATCCTCGCCGACCTGGAGCAGGGCTTCGCTGCCGCCGGATCGGTGGGGGGTGCCGACCGAGAGGCGGCCTTGGTGTGA